In one window of Fibrobacterota bacterium DNA:
- a CDS encoding rhomboid family intramembrane serine protease, whose translation MEDLEPFDPFRPPRRELARSPCKQDILDISLVLASQSVKHWMEFHGDEWSLSVDERDAEPAAALIETWRQENEGFTEAPPEDFDLDLLVAPLLFLAIPVAAYFLVGFSPWAEWLKTRGEADAARILAGEWWRCLTAATLHADDAHLLSNLVSGYFILNLLNHRLGIGTLMLLSTLAAGVDNFLVALATGPGHVSLGYSSVVFCALGLLAGVETWNLWRRRRDHAVRQGKRPGDGAIRFAQLRRLSPLISALFVAVLVGIGEGVDVKAHFYGFGLGAALGLVTPLLPRRLARPGAQAGLAIATFALYACGWILAIRE comes from the coding sequence ATGGAAGACCTAGAACCGTTCGATCCCTTCCGGCCGCCCCGGCGCGAGCTGGCCCGCAGCCCATGTAAGCAGGATATCCTGGATATCTCCCTGGTATTGGCCTCGCAGAGCGTCAAGCATTGGATGGAATTCCACGGGGACGAGTGGAGCCTTAGCGTGGATGAGCGCGATGCGGAACCCGCCGCGGCGCTCATCGAAACCTGGCGCCAGGAGAATGAAGGCTTTACGGAGGCCCCCCCGGAGGACTTCGATCTCGACTTGTTGGTGGCCCCGCTTTTATTCCTGGCCATCCCCGTGGCGGCCTATTTCCTGGTCGGCTTCTCGCCTTGGGCCGAGTGGCTCAAGACCCGCGGCGAAGCCGATGCGGCGCGCATCCTGGCGGGCGAATGGTGGCGCTGCCTTACGGCCGCCACCCTCCATGCCGACGACGCCCATCTTCTAAGCAATCTGGTCTCGGGCTATTTCATCCTCAACCTATTGAACCATCGGCTCGGCATCGGCACGCTCATGCTGCTTTCCACCCTGGCCGCCGGCGTCGATAATTTCCTGGTGGCTCTGGCCACCGGGCCCGGGCACGTCTCCCTCGGCTATTCTTCCGTGGTCTTCTGCGCCTTGGGCCTCTTGGCGGGGGTGGAAACCTGGAACCTCTGGCGTCGGCGGCGCGATCACGCGGTCCGCCAAGGCAAACGCCCCGGCGACGGGGCCATCCGCTTCGCGCAATTGCGGCGCCTGTCCCCCCTCATTTCCGCGCTGTTCGTGGCGGTGCTGGTGGGCATCGGCGAGGGCGTGGACGTGAAAGCGCATTTCTACGGATTCGGGCTGGGTGCGGCCCTGGGTCTGGTAACGCCGCTGTTACCCCGGCGCCTCGCGCGCCCCGGGGCCCAGGCCGGGCTGGCAATCGCCACCTTCGCCCTCTACGCTTGCGGCTGGATCCTCGCCATCCGCGAGTAA
- the hisA gene encoding phosphoribosylformimino-5-aminoimidazole carboxamide ribotide isomerase → MTAFRPCIDLHQGKVKQIIGGTLTDAGLGLETNFVSPHGAAWFADLYRRDGLTGGHIIMLGSGNDDEARKALAAWPGGMQIGGGLDETNAVAWLDAGASHVIVTSWLFPEGLLSLDRLRRLSGLVGKARLVADLSCRRRGEAWYVATNRWQTVTEVRIDEALLASLSRHCAEFLIHAADVEGKQQGMDWQLVDLLARISPLPCTYAGGARDLSDLERLDRESQGRLDLSIGSALDIFGGKLVRYADCADWNRGHRGTGN, encoded by the coding sequence ATGACCGCCTTCCGCCCCTGCATCGACCTGCATCAGGGAAAAGTAAAGCAAATCATCGGCGGCACCTTGACGGATGCCGGCTTAGGGCTCGAGACCAACTTCGTCTCGCCCCATGGCGCGGCATGGTTCGCCGATCTCTATCGCCGCGACGGCCTCACCGGCGGCCATATCATCATGCTGGGCTCGGGCAATGACGACGAGGCCCGCAAGGCTCTGGCCGCTTGGCCGGGGGGCATGCAGATCGGGGGCGGGCTGGACGAGACCAACGCCGTCGCATGGCTGGACGCGGGCGCCAGCCACGTCATCGTGACTTCGTGGCTTTTCCCGGAAGGATTGCTTTCCTTGGACCGGTTGCGCCGGCTTTCGGGCCTGGTCGGCAAAGCAAGGCTGGTCGCGGACCTGAGCTGCCGCCGCCGGGGCGAGGCCTGGTACGTCGCCACCAACCGCTGGCAAACCGTAACCGAGGTCCGCATCGACGAGGCGCTGCTGGCCTCGCTCTCCCGCCACTGCGCCGAATTCCTCATCCACGCCGCCGACGTGGAAGGCAAGCAACAAGGCATGGATTGGCAACTGGTGGACCTCTTGGCACGCATCTCCCCCCTTCCCTGCACCTATGCCGGCGGCGCGCGCGACCTCTCCGATCTGGAGCGGCTGGATCGCGAAAGCCAGGGGCGCCTGGATTTGTCCATCGGCAGCGCCCTGGACATTTTCGGGGGGAAACTCGTACGTTACGCGGATTGCGCCGACTGGAACCGGGGCCATCGCGGAACCGGGAACTGA
- a CDS encoding transglycosylase domain-containing protein, translating to MADKAKLNPKWFEISKATLHVGWMALRTLWFIIWTAYQVVLGVALIALLYGVLRFGEYFYVWEIRQLVRENPKTTAFIETERARLTDSLKAIGKPIPDTLIRWSWIPLDSMPRTLKEAALIAEDAKFYEHQGFDIEEIEYAIVANHQAGKKARGASTITQQVAKNLFLTRDKEISRKLREAAITLELEHFVPKDRILESYLNVAQFGDGVFGVREGARYWMKKEPKDLTPEEAINLVCLLPAPTKWNPRKPNGAFLAHKRLVVRNYATYRGLLRADMDSTQVATRDTALARLAEQLSEEKWKSLRTKPLIDTGVDTDPDDKPSGEGDATARARAILNRHTF from the coding sequence ATGGCCGATAAGGCTAAGCTGAATCCTAAATGGTTTGAGATTTCCAAAGCGACCCTCCATGTGGGTTGGATGGCCTTGCGGACGCTTTGGTTCATCATCTGGACCGCTTACCAAGTGGTACTCGGGGTAGCGTTGATCGCGCTGCTTTACGGCGTTCTGAGGTTCGGGGAATACTTTTACGTGTGGGAGATCCGCCAACTGGTGCGCGAAAATCCCAAGACCACCGCCTTTATCGAAACGGAACGCGCCCGCCTGACCGATAGCCTGAAGGCGATCGGCAAGCCTATCCCGGATACCCTGATCCGGTGGTCCTGGATCCCGCTCGATTCCATGCCGCGGACCTTGAAGGAGGCCGCCCTCATCGCCGAGGATGCCAAGTTCTACGAGCATCAGGGTTTCGACATCGAGGAAATCGAATACGCCATCGTGGCCAACCATCAGGCCGGCAAGAAGGCCCGCGGCGCCAGCACCATCACCCAGCAAGTGGCGAAGAACCTTTTCCTGACCCGGGACAAGGAGATAAGCCGCAAGCTGCGGGAAGCCGCCATTACCTTGGAGTTGGAGCATTTCGTCCCCAAGGATCGCATCCTGGAGTCCTACCTGAACGTGGCCCAATTCGGCGATGGCGTGTTCGGCGTACGCGAAGGCGCGCGTTACTGGATGAAGAAGGAACCGAAGGACCTGACTCCCGAAGAGGCGATCAACCTGGTCTGCCTGCTGCCGGCCCCGACGAAATGGAACCCGAGAAAGCCGAACGGCGCCTTCCTGGCGCACAAGCGATTGGTGGTCCGGAATTATGCGACGTATCGCGGTCTGTTGCGTGCCGACATGGATTCGACCCAGGTGGCGACCCGTGACACGGCCTTGGCCCGCTTGGCTGAGCAGCTATCCGAAGAGAAGTGGAAGTCGCTAAGGACGAAACCTTTGATCGACACGGGCGTGGATACGGATCCGGATGATAAGCCGTCCGGGGAAGGGGATGCGACCGCCCGGGCGCGGGCTATCCTAAATCGCCATACCTTCTAA
- a CDS encoding pyridoxal phosphate-dependent aminotransferase, with protein sequence MRREILHQGAGELVYEIREIVKKAQLFQKLGVEIFWENIGDPVAKGTPIPTWMKAIVASLAQENLSYAYCPTKGVPETRQYLAQKNNALGGVQITPEDILFCNGLGDAISKVYQYLDPGARVIGPSPGYSTHSSAEGGHASQPPITYRLVPENHWFPDMDELRNKIKYNPNIVGILIINPDNPTGMVYPEWYLREVVSLCREHDLFIIADEIYTHITYNGVKAIPLAQVIGDVCGISMKGISKELPWPGSRCGWLEFYNTQRDPEFGKLVKAIEDAKMLEVCSTTLPQMAIPLILSHPEFPAHREALNLAIQKRGDVVYETLKDVDGLLVNKTFGAFYTSIIFKKGMLKTTQKLKVANPEARALVEKMVEGVPLDKRFVYYVLAATGICVVPISSFCSDLHGFRVTLLEENPEKMAWMYKKLRAAIEEYLAS encoded by the coding sequence ATGAGACGCGAGATATTGCACCAAGGCGCCGGCGAACTGGTCTACGAGATCCGTGAAATCGTCAAGAAGGCGCAGCTTTTCCAAAAACTGGGCGTTGAGATATTCTGGGAAAACATCGGCGACCCGGTCGCCAAGGGAACCCCCATCCCTACTTGGATGAAGGCCATCGTCGCATCCCTCGCGCAGGAAAACCTGTCTTACGCTTACTGCCCCACCAAGGGCGTTCCGGAAACCCGCCAATACCTGGCCCAGAAGAACAATGCCTTGGGCGGCGTGCAGATTACCCCGGAAGATATCTTGTTCTGCAACGGCTTGGGCGACGCCATCTCCAAGGTGTATCAGTACCTGGATCCCGGCGCGCGCGTCATCGGGCCGTCCCCGGGCTATTCGACCCACTCCTCCGCCGAAGGCGGGCATGCCAGCCAGCCTCCCATCACCTACCGCCTCGTCCCCGAGAACCATTGGTTCCCAGACATGGACGAGTTGCGCAACAAGATCAAGTACAATCCCAACATCGTCGGCATCCTCATCATCAATCCGGACAATCCCACGGGAATGGTGTATCCGGAATGGTACCTGCGCGAAGTCGTCTCCTTATGCCGGGAGCACGACCTGTTCATCATCGCCGACGAAATCTATACCCACATCACCTACAACGGCGTGAAGGCCATCCCTTTGGCCCAGGTGATCGGGGACGTTTGCGGCATCTCCATGAAGGGCATTTCCAAAGAGTTGCCCTGGCCCGGTTCCCGCTGCGGCTGGCTGGAATTCTATAACACCCAGCGCGACCCCGAATTCGGCAAGCTGGTCAAGGCCATCGAGGATGCCAAGATGCTGGAGGTATGCTCCACCACCTTGCCCCAGATGGCCATTCCCCTTATCCTGTCGCATCCCGAATTCCCCGCCCATCGCGAAGCCCTCAACCTGGCCATCCAGAAGCGGGGCGACGTGGTCTACGAGACCCTGAAGGACGTGGACGGCCTCCTCGTCAACAAGACGTTCGGCGCGTTCTACACTTCGATCATCTTCAAGAAGGGGATGCTCAAGACCACGCAAAAGCTGAAGGTGGCCAACCCCGAAGCGCGCGCCTTGGTGGAGAAGATGGTCGAAGGCGTTCCCCTCGATAAGCGCTTCGTCTATTACGTGCTGGCAGCGACGGGCATCTGCGTGGTGCCGATCTCTTCGTTCTGTTCCGATCTGCACGGGTTCCGCGTGACCTTGCTGGAAGAGAATCCGGAGAAAATGGCCTGGATGTATAAGAAGCTGCGCGCGGCCATCGAGGAATATCTCGCATCCTGA
- a CDS encoding pentapeptide repeat-containing protein, translating to MRDANFKKAALETVNFQNAVLLDATFAGANMPKANFVEAKFNEKADFSKANLAGANFKNNSLEKSDFSKADLSGAVFNGVKFEGADFSDATVANINLAESNLTGADLDHLHFTNANISNTALVETNLKGSQFSDSKFDKAEFQFTKMGGASFDRCTFNNTSFYRTDLGDVNFSNSAMTGVVFDLKGMDGAKFHGAQLERAKFTVDKISKVDFSGAKLKFADFSGAQLFNCDFSGADLSNARFDNAFITGCDFSGANLSTVFWDADNLKKNLFDSQTRFPRSYTPNPSQMRAHK from the coding sequence TTGCGGGACGCCAATTTCAAAAAGGCCGCGCTGGAAACCGTGAATTTCCAGAATGCCGTCCTTTTGGACGCCACCTTCGCCGGCGCAAATATGCCCAAGGCCAATTTCGTCGAGGCCAAGTTCAATGAGAAGGCGGACTTCTCCAAGGCCAACCTGGCCGGGGCCAACTTCAAGAACAACAGCCTGGAAAAATCCGACTTCTCCAAAGCCGATCTGTCTGGCGCCGTTTTCAACGGTGTCAAATTCGAAGGCGCCGATTTCAGCGATGCCACCGTGGCCAACATCAATCTGGCCGAATCCAATCTCACCGGGGCCGATCTCGACCACCTCCATTTCACCAACGCCAATATTTCCAACACCGCCTTGGTCGAGACCAACCTGAAGGGATCGCAATTCTCGGACTCCAAGTTCGATAAGGCCGAATTCCAATTCACCAAGATGGGAGGCGCGTCCTTCGATCGCTGCACCTTCAACAATACTTCCTTCTATCGCACCGATTTGGGCGACGTGAATTTCTCCAACTCCGCCATGACCGGGGTGGTGTTCGACCTGAAGGGCATGGACGGCGCCAAATTCCACGGCGCCCAACTGGAACGGGCCAAATTCACAGTCGATAAGATCAGCAAGGTCGATTTCAGCGGAGCCAAACTGAAATTCGCCGATTTCTCGGGCGCCCAACTTTTCAACTGCGACTTCAGCGGAGCGGACCTTTCCAACGCGCGTTTCGACAACGCCTTCATCACGGGCTGCGATTTCTCGGGGGCGAATCTTTCGACTGTTTTCTGGGATGCGGACAATTTGAAGAAGAATCTCTTCGATTCGCAGACGCGGTTTCCGCGGTCGTACACTCCGAATCCTTCGCAGATGCGGGCGCACAAGTAG
- the alr gene encoding alanine racemase, translating into MSLEVDLKAIRRNFGQIRKSVRPALVMAVLKADAYGLGALPVAEALVAAGADRLGVAEVKEAAQLVGRFPVPVQIIGGILASEIPLCVQLGVVCPVPDLETARALSREARRQDRRVKVHIKVDTGMGRLGFPHFRAYEEILAARKLPGLEFEGIYSHFPNANNPMHGKSREQITLFRDLLDRLGSAGLTFPLVHMANSDGINNFPEAYFNMVRTGINLYGVFDLSGLRSYHLAPTLSLKTTLLARRRLPAGFTIGYGGTHTLFHDTWVGTVPAGYADGVPLAASNSGEVLIRGKACPIIGRISMDYLTVNLNGCPAARMGDEVVLVGRSGRRQITIEDWARIKQTHPYEIICSLGKRVERVYR; encoded by the coding sequence GTGAGCCTGGAAGTCGATCTCAAGGCCATCCGCCGTAACTTCGGCCAGATCCGGAAATCGGTACGTCCTGCCCTCGTGATGGCCGTATTAAAGGCCGATGCGTACGGCCTGGGCGCGCTGCCGGTGGCCGAAGCATTGGTGGCCGCCGGCGCCGATCGCTTAGGAGTGGCCGAGGTCAAGGAAGCGGCCCAATTAGTCGGACGATTCCCGGTTCCGGTTCAAATCATCGGGGGGATTCTCGCTTCCGAGATCCCTCTTTGCGTGCAATTGGGGGTGGTTTGTCCGGTTCCCGACCTGGAGACGGCCCGCGCCCTTTCCCGGGAAGCCCGCCGCCAGGACCGGCGGGTGAAGGTACACATTAAGGTCGATACCGGCATGGGGCGCTTGGGCTTTCCCCATTTCCGCGCCTATGAAGAGATCCTGGCCGCGCGTAAATTGCCCGGTCTGGAGTTCGAGGGAATCTATTCCCATTTCCCCAATGCCAACAATCCCATGCATGGCAAGTCCCGAGAGCAGATAACCTTGTTCCGGGATTTACTGGACCGGCTGGGATCGGCCGGCCTCACGTTCCCTTTGGTACACATGGCCAACTCGGACGGCATCAATAATTTCCCGGAAGCGTACTTCAACATGGTCCGCACCGGCATCAACCTTTACGGCGTATTCGATCTCAGCGGGCTGCGCAGCTATCACCTGGCGCCGACCTTGTCCCTCAAGACCACCCTCCTGGCCAGACGGCGGCTGCCGGCCGGGTTCACCATCGGGTATGGCGGAACGCATACCCTGTTCCATGACACCTGGGTTGGGACGGTACCGGCGGGTTACGCCGACGGCGTGCCCTTGGCGGCCAGCAATTCCGGCGAGGTGCTCATCCGGGGTAAGGCATGCCCCATCATCGGGCGGATTTCCATGGATTACCTGACGGTGAACCTGAACGGTTGCCCGGCGGCGAGGATGGGGGACGAAGTGGTTCTGGTCGGCCGTTCTGGCAGGCGCCAAATCACCATCGAGGATTGGGCCCGCATCAAGCAGACCCATCCTTACGAGATCATCTGCTCCCTGGGCAAACGGGTGGAAAGGGTATATCGGTAG
- a CDS encoding prepilin-type N-terminal cleavage/methylation domain-containing protein, with product MSRQRGFTLIETVVSMVIGAIIMAAGYALWRTHQVESMRLSKKIELRNKLTLSSKQLQRAVTLAGLGLSGAANLAKQDAVGSDTLIIYTNPTEAKASLVIAADHHVAAIQVDAPTLFAAGGYVALACAGSAELRRVVGVDGSTLSLDSAFANDYPIAGTVDMPARRERFYSQQDSSALVHEIADVHRIIATDVKNFQVSFADKQGNSTEVPAHVRTVRFSLTGIFPAREGAINSIILSSTAIPRNTL from the coding sequence GTGAGCCGACAGCGCGGATTCACCCTCATCGAAACCGTGGTGAGCATGGTCATCGGCGCCATCATCATGGCAGCGGGTTATGCGCTTTGGAGAACCCATCAAGTCGAAAGCATGCGGTTGTCCAAGAAGATCGAGCTGCGCAACAAGCTGACCCTTTCCTCCAAGCAGTTGCAACGGGCGGTAACCTTGGCGGGACTCGGCCTTTCCGGCGCCGCCAACCTCGCCAAGCAAGATGCGGTGGGTAGCGACACGCTAATCATCTACACCAACCCCACGGAGGCCAAGGCAAGCCTGGTTATCGCGGCCGATCACCATGTGGCGGCCATCCAAGTCGATGCGCCCACGCTCTTCGCGGCCGGCGGCTACGTGGCATTGGCTTGCGCGGGCAGCGCCGAATTACGCCGCGTCGTTGGCGTCGACGGCTCCACCTTGAGCCTCGATTCGGCTTTCGCCAACGATTACCCGATCGCCGGGACCGTTGACATGCCGGCCCGCCGCGAACGCTTCTATTCCCAGCAAGACAGTTCCGCGCTCGTCCACGAAATCGCCGACGTCCATCGCATCATCGCCACCGACGTGAAAAATTTCCAGGTCTCCTTCGCGGACAAGCAAGGGAACTCCACCGAAGTTCCCGCGCATGTCCGCACCGTGCGCTTCTCCCTGACGGGCATATTCCCGGCCCGCGAAGGGGCCATCAACAGCATCATCCTTTCCTCCACCGCCATTCCGAGGAACACCTTATGA
- a CDS encoding prepilin-type N-terminal cleavage/methylation domain-containing protein, whose protein sequence is MVQHEAQAGGAIIPRGRRQAGFSLIEILVSAAVTGVVATSAFYFLSSQNTMSARGNDLMRGVNLGKLKMDSLKVVAYDSLSAGTDTVTDRYVRSWHIGVMRDGAGVPNGRKTIELTVFWPLTGEQMVSFASLKSDDKFKEASP, encoded by the coding sequence GTGGTCCAGCACGAAGCTCAAGCGGGAGGAGCGATCATTCCCCGCGGCCGGCGTCAAGCCGGTTTCAGCCTGATCGAAATCCTGGTTTCGGCCGCCGTCACCGGCGTGGTCGCGACTTCGGCATTCTATTTCCTTTCCTCGCAAAATACCATGAGCGCAAGAGGCAATGACCTCATGCGCGGCGTCAATCTTGGCAAGCTCAAGATGGATTCCCTGAAAGTGGTCGCCTACGATTCCCTTTCCGCGGGAACGGATACCGTTACCGATCGCTACGTGCGCTCGTGGCACATCGGGGTGATGCGCGATGGCGCGGGCGTTCCGAACGGAAGGAAGACCATAGAGCTCACCGTATTCTGGCCCCTCACGGGAGAGCAGATGGTTTCCTTCGCCTCCCTGAAGAGCGACGACAAATTCAAGGAGGCCTCGCCGTGA